The following are from one region of the Escherichia sp. E4742 genome:
- a CDS encoding helix-turn-helix transcriptional regulator encodes MHIIMFDRQSIFIHGMKISLQQRIPGVSIQGVDQADALWQKLESSPEALVMLDGDQDGEFCYWLLQKTVVQFPDVKVLITATDCSKRWLQEVIHFNVMAIVPRDSAVETFALAVNSAAMGMMFLPGDWRTTPEKDTKDLKSLSARQREILTMLAAGESNKEIGRALNISTGTVKAHLESLYRRLEVKNRTQAAMMLNIAS; translated from the coding sequence ATGCATATAATCATGTTTGACAGGCAGTCAATATTTATTCACGGAATGAAAATCAGCTTACAGCAGCGTATTCCAGGAGTGAGTATTCAGGGCGTCGATCAGGCAGATGCACTGTGGCAAAAACTGGAAAGCTCCCCTGAAGCCTTAGTCATGCTTGATGGCGATCAGGATGGTGAGTTTTGCTACTGGTTACTGCAAAAAACCGTAGTGCAATTTCCTGATGTTAAAGTGTTGATAACGGCGACAGATTGCAGCAAACGATGGTTACAGGAAGTTATCCATTTTAACGTGATGGCAATTGTACCGCGTGATTCAGCCGTCGAGACGTTTGCATTGGCGGTAAATAGCGCGGCGATGGGAATGATGTTTCTGCCCGGAGACTGGCGAACTACACCGGAAAAAGACACAAAAGATCTCAAATCGCTAAGCGCCCGCCAGCGGGAAATTTTAACTATGCTGGCGGCAGGTGAATCAAATAAAGAGATCGGCAGGGCGCTAAATATCAGTACCGGAACGGTTAAAGCGCATCTGGAGTCGCTTTACCGCCGCCTGGAAGTGAAAAACCGCACTCAGGCGGCGATGATGTTAAATATCGCCTCCTGA